A genome region from Taeniopygia guttata chromosome 5, bTaeGut7.mat, whole genome shotgun sequence includes the following:
- the CYP2R1 gene encoding vitamin D 25-hydroxylase isoform X1, giving the protein MLGGRTGPEEEAAAAAGPMRVAAAEPGARPGAATATAAAGSGAWLLPLAAVLALLLSLVVRQLLKQRRPPGFPPGPAGLPLLGNIPALGAEQPHVYLRRQSQIHGQIFSLDLGGISAVVLNGYDAVKECLVHQSEIFADRPSLPLFKKLTNMGGLLNSKYGRGWTEHRKLAVNTFRVFGYGQKSFEHKISEESLFFLDAIDTYKGRPFDLKHLITNAVSNITNLIIFGERFTYEDTEFQHMIEIFSENIELAASASVFLYNAFPWIGILPFGKHQQLFKNAAEVYEFLHELIERVSENRKPQSPRHFVDAYLDEMDCNGNDPESTYSRENLIFSVGELIIAGTETTTNVLRWAVLFMALYPNIQGQVQKEIDLVIGPNKMPTLEEKCKMPYTEAVLHEVLRFCNIVPLGIFHATSKDTVVRGYTIPAGTTVITNLYSVHFDEKYWSNPEVFFPERFLDSNGQFVKKDAFIPFSLGRRHCLGEQLARMEMFLFFTSLLQRFHLHFPHGVIPELKPRLGMTLQPQPYLVCAERR; this is encoded by the exons ATGCTCGGCGGCAGGACGGGACCAGAGGaggaagcggcggcggcggcggggccgatGCGGGTGGCGGCGGCGGAGCCGGGGGCGCGCCCGGGCGCGgcgacagcgacagcggcagCGGGCAGCGGCGCCTGGCTGCTGCCGCTGGCGGcggtgctggcgctgctgctgtcGCTGGTGGTGCggcagctgctgaagcagcGGCGGCCGCCCGGCttcccgcccggccccgcggggctgcCGCTGCTCGGCAACATCCCCGCGCTGGGCGCCGAGCAGCCGCACGTCTACCTGCGGCGGCAGAGCCAGATCCACGGGCAG ATCTTCAGCCTTGATCTCGGGGGTATATCTGCCGTTGTGCTGAATGGCTACGATGCAGTGAAGGAATGCCTTGTCCACCAAAGTGAAATTTTTGCAGACAGGCCGTCTCTCCCCTTGTTCAAGAAGCTGACAAACATGGGAG gctTACTGAACAGTAAATATGGCAGAGGATGGACAGAACACCGCAAATTAGCTGTAAATACCTTTCGAGTTTTTGGATATGGTCAAAAGTCCTTTGAACACAAAATTTCAGAAGAATCTCTGTTTTTTCTTGATGCCATTGATACATACAAAGGCAGACCCTTTGATCTTAAGCACTTGATAACAAATGCTGTTTCAAACATTActaatttgattatttttggaGAACGTTTCACATACGAAGATACAGAATTTCAGCACATGATTGAGATTTTTAGTGAAAACATTGAATTAGCTGCTAGtgcttctgtatttttatataatgcTTTTCCTTGGATTGGTATCTTGCCATTTGggaaacaccagcagctgtttaaaaatgcagctgaagTCTATGAGTTTCTTCATGAGCTTATTGAACGTGTCTCTGAAAATAGGAAGCCTCAGTCACCTCGACATTTCGTAGATGCATATTTAGATGAGATGGATTGCAATGGAAACGACCCAGAATCTACATATTCaagagaaaatttaattttctccgTTGGAGAACTCATCATAGCTGGAACAGAAACCACAACAAATGTTTTAAGATGGGCAGTGTTATTTATGGCTCTTTATCCAAACATTCAAG GGCAAGTTCAGAAAGAAATCGACCTTGTCATTGGCCCAAACAAAATGCCCACCTTGGAAGAGAAGTGCAAGATGCCCTACACGGAGGCTGTTCTGCACGAGGTGCTGAGGTTCTGTAACATTGTCCCCCTGGGGATTTTCCATGCCACTTCCAAAGACACTGTTGTGCGTGGTTACACGATTCCTGCAGGCACCACGGTCATTACAAACCTCTACTCTGTCCACTTTGATGAAAAATACTGGAGCAATCCAGAAGTGTTTTTTCCTGAGAGGTTTTTGGACAGTAATGGACAGTTTGTCAAGAAAGATGCGTTTATTCCTTTTTCCCTAG gAAGAAGACATTGCCTCGGAGAGCAGCTGGCTCGaatggaaatgtttttgtttttcaccTCGTTGCTACAACGATTTCACCTGCATTTCCCTCACGGAGTGATCCCGGAGCTGAAGCCCAGGTTAGGGATGACCCTGCAGCCGCAGCCCTACCTGGTCTGTGCCGAGAGGCGGTga
- the LOC100228652 gene encoding calcitonin isoform X3 → MVMLKISSFLAVYALVVCQMDSFQAAPVRPGLESITDRVTLSEYEARRLLNALVKEFIQMTAEEMEQASEGNSLDKPISKRCASLSTCVLGKLSQELHKLQTYPRTDVGAGTPGKKRSVLSDLEHERYANYGEPLGNN, encoded by the exons ATGGTTATGCTGAAGATTTCATCTTTCCTTGCTGTTTATGCCTTGGTTGTGTGCCAGATGGACAGCTTCCAGGCAGCCCCAGTCAG ACCTGGCTTGGAGTCCATAACGGATCGAGTGACTCTCAGTGAGTACGAAGCTCGGAGGTTATTAAATGCGCTGGTGAAAGAGTTCATACAGATGACAGCAGAAGAGATGGAGCAAGCCTCCGAGGGGAACAG CCTGGATAAACCCATTTCCAAACGCTGTGCCAGTCTGAGTACTTGTGTGCTGGGCAAACTGTCTCAAGAATTGCACAAATTGCAAACTTACCCTCGCACTGACGTCGGGGCTGGAACTCCTGGCAAGAAACGGAGTGTGCTGAGTGACCTGGAACATGAACGCTATGCAAACTATGGGGAACCCCTAGGAAACAACTAG
- the CYP2R1 gene encoding vitamin D 25-hydroxylase isoform X3: MDCNGNDPESTYSRENLIFSVGELIIAGTETTTNVLRWAVLFMALYPNIQGQVQKEIDLVIGPNKMPTLEEKCKMPYTEAVLHEVLRFCNIVPLGIFHATSKDTVVRGYTIPAGTTVITNLYSVHFDEKYWSNPEVFFPERFLDSNGQFVKKDAFIPFSLGRRHCLGEQLARMEMFLFFTSLLQRFHLHFPHGVIPELKPRLGMTLQPQPYLVCAERR, encoded by the exons ATGGATTGCAATGGAAACGACCCAGAATCTACATATTCaagagaaaatttaattttctccgTTGGAGAACTCATCATAGCTGGAACAGAAACCACAACAAATGTTTTAAGATGGGCAGTGTTATTTATGGCTCTTTATCCAAACATTCAAG GGCAAGTTCAGAAAGAAATCGACCTTGTCATTGGCCCAAACAAAATGCCCACCTTGGAAGAGAAGTGCAAGATGCCCTACACGGAGGCTGTTCTGCACGAGGTGCTGAGGTTCTGTAACATTGTCCCCCTGGGGATTTTCCATGCCACTTCCAAAGACACTGTTGTGCGTGGTTACACGATTCCTGCAGGCACCACGGTCATTACAAACCTCTACTCTGTCCACTTTGATGAAAAATACTGGAGCAATCCAGAAGTGTTTTTTCCTGAGAGGTTTTTGGACAGTAATGGACAGTTTGTCAAGAAAGATGCGTTTATTCCTTTTTCCCTAG gAAGAAGACATTGCCTCGGAGAGCAGCTGGCTCGaatggaaatgtttttgtttttcaccTCGTTGCTACAACGATTTCACCTGCATTTCCCTCACGGAGTGATCCCGGAGCTGAAGCCCAGGTTAGGGATGACCCTGCAGCCGCAGCCCTACCTGGTCTGTGCCGAGAGGCGGTga
- the CYP2R1 gene encoding vitamin D 25-hydroxylase isoform X2, with amino-acid sequence MLGGRTGPEEEAAAAAGPMRVAAAEPGARPGAATATAAAGSGAWLLPLAAVLALLLSLVVRQLLKQRRPPGFPPGPAGLPLLGNIPALGAEQPHVYLRRQSQIHGQIFSLDLGGISAVVLNGYDAVKECLVHQSEIFADRPSLPLFKKLTNMGGQVQKEIDLVIGPNKMPTLEEKCKMPYTEAVLHEVLRFCNIVPLGIFHATSKDTVVRGYTIPAGTTVITNLYSVHFDEKYWSNPEVFFPERFLDSNGQFVKKDAFIPFSLGRRHCLGEQLARMEMFLFFTSLLQRFHLHFPHGVIPELKPRLGMTLQPQPYLVCAERR; translated from the exons ATGCTCGGCGGCAGGACGGGACCAGAGGaggaagcggcggcggcggcggggccgatGCGGGTGGCGGCGGCGGAGCCGGGGGCGCGCCCGGGCGCGgcgacagcgacagcggcagCGGGCAGCGGCGCCTGGCTGCTGCCGCTGGCGGcggtgctggcgctgctgctgtcGCTGGTGGTGCggcagctgctgaagcagcGGCGGCCGCCCGGCttcccgcccggccccgcggggctgcCGCTGCTCGGCAACATCCCCGCGCTGGGCGCCGAGCAGCCGCACGTCTACCTGCGGCGGCAGAGCCAGATCCACGGGCAG ATCTTCAGCCTTGATCTCGGGGGTATATCTGCCGTTGTGCTGAATGGCTACGATGCAGTGAAGGAATGCCTTGTCCACCAAAGTGAAATTTTTGCAGACAGGCCGTCTCTCCCCTTGTTCAAGAAGCTGACAAACATGGGAG GGCAAGTTCAGAAAGAAATCGACCTTGTCATTGGCCCAAACAAAATGCCCACCTTGGAAGAGAAGTGCAAGATGCCCTACACGGAGGCTGTTCTGCACGAGGTGCTGAGGTTCTGTAACATTGTCCCCCTGGGGATTTTCCATGCCACTTCCAAAGACACTGTTGTGCGTGGTTACACGATTCCTGCAGGCACCACGGTCATTACAAACCTCTACTCTGTCCACTTTGATGAAAAATACTGGAGCAATCCAGAAGTGTTTTTTCCTGAGAGGTTTTTGGACAGTAATGGACAGTTTGTCAAGAAAGATGCGTTTATTCCTTTTTCCCTAG gAAGAAGACATTGCCTCGGAGAGCAGCTGGCTCGaatggaaatgtttttgtttttcaccTCGTTGCTACAACGATTTCACCTGCATTTCCCTCACGGAGTGATCCCGGAGCTGAAGCCCAGGTTAGGGATGACCCTGCAGCCGCAGCCCTACCTGGTCTGTGCCGAGAGGCGGTga